AATCTATCCAATATGAATCGGTTTCTTTTTAATAATAGTTTGTGTTTTGGATCGGTTTCTGTTTTGAACCGATTTCTGTCTTGTATCAGTTTCCGTACTTTCATTATAAAGGGTACTGTATCCGGAACTTCCATATGTTGTTGAACTTTTTCTGACAATCGGATTGGACATGATTTTTGCATCAATTCTTTTCGAGAAAAACAAAAAAGATGAGGCGAAATATCCTCATCTTTTTGTGTATTCATTGTGTTTACATTCATCGTGCTTAGATTCATCGTGTTTTTTTATGTGTATTCATTTGTTGAATCGATTCTGCAACAATAGCCGTTGGTCCTTTTCCTTTATCGCTGTGTCGGCCAAATACGATGCACGATATCCTGAAATTGATTCCAAAATCCCGAAATCGGGCGACCTGCATTTATATCCTTGGCATATGCCTGAAAATGTTGAAATACGTCAGGATCTTCCGTAATCAGCACCGTTTGAATCGTGGGATCCATTTGTTTTACTTTTGCTGTAATGCTTGACTTCAATTGTGTTGTCATGGCAGAAGATGGTTGTCCTTTCGCATTTACCGCAACATAAGCCGTTTTATATCCAACCAGCACCGTCGCTCCGCCAATCCCTGGCATTTTCCCCAAAGCATCTGCAATTTTCTTTGCAGTGTGCAAATCCTGTTGATTGGTTCCTGTAGCAGGTGTTCTCGTGTCGGGCGCAGGATTTACAGTGCCATTTCTCATACCTGGATTCGGAACCGGCGCTGCCGGCGCAGTATATGCACCGGTTGGAGTTCGTTCCGGAGCCTGTTGTGTCGCACCGCATCCAGCGACAAACGATGTGCCAAATGCAAGAACTGTCAAAACGATTGCCCAAGTTTTGGTTTTCTGCATGAAGAATCCCCCTTCATTTATGAAACCTTACATTCTTACTAGTAAGGTTCCAAAAACGAGGGAAAACATACATGATTTTTATGAAAGAAAAATCATGAACAGTCACGCAAACACAAAAAGATCCGAAAAACAGCGACAACCGGCAGCTTCGATACGATACGAATCTCTTCAAAGAGAAACGAGTTCGTATAACGATTGCAGTTCCTGTTTTGTCAAATGCCGAAATTGTCCACGGGCAACTCCCGCAAGTGTCAATGGTCCCATTTGAATCCGTTCCAACTCCAGCACCGGATGACCGATGGTTTCCAGCATGCGCCGCACTTGCCGATTCCGTCCCTCGTGGATCGTCAAATGCAGGACTGTCCAGTTTTTTCCGTATTGAACATGTTCCAAGCGGGCAGGCGCAGTTATGCCGTCATCCAAGGGAACCCCGCTTTCCAAGCGCTCTAAACCGCTTTCCGGAATCAGCCCTTTTGCTTTGACACGATAGGTTTTTTCCACGTGATAGCGCGGATGGATCAAGCGATTGGTCAGTTCTCCGTCATTTGTCAGCAGCAATAATCCGGATGTATCAAGGTCAAGACGCCCTACCGGATAGATTCGCACAGGAACACTTTTTACCAAATCCATAACGGTTGGCCGGTTATGTGTATCCATTGCGGTTGTAATATAGCCTGTAGGCTTATTCAGCAAAACGCATGCATAGCCTTGCTTCTGCAACGGTTGTCCCTGTACCAGGATTTGATCCGTGGCAATATTCACTTTTGTTCCCAATTCCCGGACAATTTGACCATTTACACGAACATTTCCTTGTAAAATCATCTCTTCACATTTTCTGCGGGAAGCAATCCCCGCTTGCGCCATTACTTTTTGCAGACGTTCCTGTGTCAAAATACAATCACCATACTATGGGAAAATTTCCATTCCTAAAGCCCTCGCGAGCATTATACATGACTTTGGCCGGCATTCTCAAGCTAATGTGGGGCGAATAGCAGATTTGCCACCACAATTGAAGCGACAACACTGGCGAAATCAGATAATAGTCCCACTTTCAATGCGTAGCGGGCATTGCGTATACCGACACTGCCAAAATAAACGGTTAACACATAAAGCGTTGTATCCGATGCGCCCATCATGGTACTGGCCATTTTTCCAA
Above is a window of Fodinisporobacter ferrooxydans DNA encoding:
- a CDS encoding YhcN/YlaJ family sporulation lipoprotein, with translation MQKTKTWAIVLTVLAFGTSFVAGCGATQQAPERTPTGAYTAPAAPVPNPGMRNGTVNPAPDTRTPATGTNQQDLHTAKKIADALGKMPGIGGATVLVGYKTAYVAVNAKGQPSSAMTTQLKSSITAKVKQMDPTIQTVLITEDPDVFQHFQAYAKDINAGRPISGFWNQFQDIVHRIWPTQR
- a CDS encoding pseudouridine synthase; this encodes MTQERLQKVMAQAGIASRRKCEEMILQGNVRVNGQIVRELGTKVNIATDQILVQGQPLQKQGYACVLLNKPTGYITTAMDTHNRPTVMDLVKSVPVRIYPVGRLDLDTSGLLLLTNDGELTNRLIHPRYHVEKTYRVKAKGLIPESGLERLESGVPLDDGITAPARLEHVQYGKNWTVLHLTIHEGRNRQVRRMLETIGHPVLELERIQMGPLTLAGVARGQFRHLTKQELQSLYELVSL